CATAAAAGGACTGCCCGGTTAAGCGTGAAGCTAAATAGGCCAGTCCATTGCTTTCTTTATCTAAATAAGGATGATCAATTTGATCAGGGTCTCCACAGAGAACAATCTTTGTTCCCTCACCGGCACGAGTGATAATCGTCTTTACTTCGTGAGCTGAAAGATTCTGGGCTTCATCAATAATAATAAATTGATTCGGAATACTTCGTCCCCGAATATAGGTGAGCACTTCAATTTCCAGCTGCCTTTTTTTAATGAGAAGATCAATGGCACTCTCAACCAGCTCGCTGCCTTTTTCACGCTCTTTTTCACGCCTGGAACGCAGTAAAAATTCCAGGTTATCATAAATTGGCTGCATATACGGCCGAACTTTCTGGTCCTTTTCTCCGGGAAGAAAGCCAATATCCTTTCCAAAGGGAACAATTGGGCGAGCGCACAACATTCTCACATAGAGCTCAGCATGAACCGTTTGTTCCAACCCACTGGCCAAGGCCAGCAAAGTCTTGCCAGTACCTGCGGGACCCATTAGATTAACTAATTTTATCTCCGGGTTATTAAGCATCTCTAAAGCCCACGATTGCTCAGTGTTTTTTGGTCTTATATCCCAGGGCGAGAAACCTTTTCCCATCTGATAGACAAGCCTTTCTCCATCGCTGGAAGAAAGAAGGGGCAAAATACTATTATCACTTAAAACTGCTTTTACACAACGATTAGGCGGCAGAGGCAACTTTAGTGGAATGTATTTCGTTCGGTAAAGCAGTTGAACCTCCTCATCATCCAAGGGTAAGATTAATACCTCCTCGTTTATAGAAGGCAATATCACTTTGTCATTATTATAGTCATCCGTTAAAATTCCCAAGGCATCTGCTTTGACACGCATAGCAATGTCTTTAGTAACTAATACAACGGAACGTTCTTCTTCGCGGGTTAAACTCAAGGAAACCGCCAAGATCCGGTTGTCTGCCAGGGACATGTCCGAATTTAAAGGTAAGATTTCAGTGGAATAATGGTTTAACTCAATTCGAACTTTACCCCCATTGGGTAACCGTACACCTTGGGACAATTGCCCACTTTCCCGTAAATGATCCAGATAACGAATAGCCTCTCGGGCAGCTCGCCCGATATTATCTAATAGGCGCTTCTTGCTTTCTATTTCCTCCAGAACCACATAAGGAATTATAACCTCATTTTCTTGAAATTGAGATACAGCATTAGGGTCATGCAGTAAAACGCTTGAATCCAGTACATATACTTTTTGCAACTGTTACACCCCTTTTCAAGCTATGCTTATATATTATATTCCAATTTTTTCAACATTCTCTTAATTATCGTTTTCTAAAAATCTTAACTACTTTATACTTATTTCTCACCTCTAACAACCATTCTTAAAACCGACCTGAGACATTTTGATGATTCAATCCCGTTAGTAAAATTTATTTAAAAAATCATAACATAGTTGTGTAAAGCCAAGCTTATGAATTGTGTTAAGGAAAGGTTAAGCAAGGCTTTAACATCAGAAAACGGTTCCTCCTCACCCCAGGGCAAAGAAGAACCGCCATTGTTCACAACTGATTTTTAATTACTAAAGATACTTTGAGCTTGTTCGACAAGGGTATCAGGGACAGCAGCTTCTCCCCCCAGGGCCCTTATCATTGGATGACTGCCTGAATCTCTCAGAGTTTTGAGGTAGGCTTCAGTAGCCGGAGGCAGCGTCGAAAGTGAAGGGTTAATTAACAAAATAGGGTCACCATTTTTTGCTGCCAAAGCGCTTCCTGCAATCCCGTCACTATAGTTAAATCCATTGGCTAGATAAATTGTCCCAGGATTGGTTGAAAGTTCGCTAAGTACTGCTCCGGCTGTATCAAAACGGGTATTTCCGGCAAGGCGTTTAACCTCAGCCGACGGAGCCAGTTCTTGGATCTGAGCTTCCACAGATTGAGACACAGCAGCTGTCCCCCCGACTATATAAACAGCAGCAGGTTTACTGCTCAATAAATAAGTCTTTGTTCTTTCAGGAAGTTCATTATGTGACACTAAAAGGATTGGATATTGTTTTGCTACAAGGCTTACGGCACTTAGTGCATCAGGGAAGCTTTCGCCCGAAACCACTACCACAGGAGTTCCCGGTTCAATATTTGCCTTATCAACTACAGCCATTGCTGTTTCATAGCGATCAACTCCGCTCAATCGATCGACATTACCATATCCGTCTTTGCTGAGTTCCGCTTCAAATGCCGGGCTAATAATCCCCGTCCCGCCGATAATAATGAACTTGGTATCAGGATTGGCATGCATAGCAATATAATCAAAGGCTTCTTGTGAGTCTTCTACCGTCGCTCCTACCAGGAGAACCGGAGCGTTATCTTGTTTGGATAAAATGCTTGAGGATAACGCATCTGCGAAGTTTAGACCCGACACTAAGATAATCGTATCACACTGACCGCCGTTATACTCTTCAGCAATCCTGCGGGCAGTCATGTAACTATCCTGACCAGCCAGGCGCTCGGGACGGCTTGCTTGTATCATGGAATTCATTAAGTCCATATAATCAAAAGAGTTAGTATCATTAACTTCCGGGATTTGAATGTCTATGGGCTTGTTGATATTCGAAGTTACTGTG
This Desulfosporosinus orientis DSM 765 DNA region includes the following protein-coding sequences:
- a CDS encoding PhoH family protein, which encodes MQKVYVLDSSVLLHDPNAVSQFQENEVIIPYVVLEEIESKKRLLDNIGRAAREAIRYLDHLRESGQLSQGVRLPNGGKVRIELNHYSTEILPLNSDMSLADNRILAVSLSLTREEERSVVLVTKDIAMRVKADALGILTDDYNNDKVILPSINEEVLILPLDDEEVQLLYRTKYIPLKLPLPPNRCVKAVLSDNSILPLLSSSDGERLVYQMGKGFSPWDIRPKNTEQSWALEMLNNPEIKLVNLMGPAGTGKTLLALASGLEQTVHAELYVRMLCARPIVPFGKDIGFLPGEKDQKVRPYMQPIYDNLEFLLRSRREKEREKGSELVESAIDLLIKKRQLEIEVLTYIRGRSIPNQFIIIDEAQNLSAHEVKTIITRAGEGTKIVLCGDPDQIDHPYLDKESNGLAYLASRLTGQSFYGQVRLIRGERSELATRAAVLL